One genomic window of Lepeophtheirus salmonis chromosome 5, UVic_Lsal_1.4, whole genome shotgun sequence includes the following:
- the LOC121117771 gene encoding uncharacterized protein: MLGAERSITVVLVGDTKIGKSALINRITKNAFSQEYTPTSFDKVAVKRNVEGKWLEFALWDTSGCSAYDNVRSLPYEEAHVFLLCFKISDPASLSSVRHKWMKELRRHRPEVPIILCGCQADLRHDPPTIASLSKMGRSPVAPEQALAVCCEIDAVSYVETSSKEGDSFYEVFEVCAHAAPPLSTTENTHRNNSSLKNKRNGPNNVSFSGSECEIRDQQGQKVFSSPTKRAPLSYHPVHHPHHHHPPILGCLRASQSQPTVQNDNEEELRDRRILFPPPGPSASSSLVSPCCSEPPFMIPAPKPSNGLSRRTSFRSQRIIVPPPPPPKSSPPLLNTSSNHEYEVDSFDPKSLPSSKIIPVKKTYESIKSHTSTGSTVSKTSSCSTSSLINHPSSNTQRPTPPSTLTNSDIVVNSGNHEVLNKFNFISPKTGVFRPINAQTLPPNIKPLKKKQHCSLM, encoded by the exons gAATATACTCCGACTAGTTTTGATAAAGTAGCTGTTAAACGAAACGTAGAAGGAAAATGGTTGGAATTCGCTCTATGGGACACATCAG GGTGTTCTGCATACGACAATGTAAGATCCTTGCCCTATGAAGAGGCCCACGTGTTCCTACTCTGTTTCAAGATATCAGATCCAGCTTCTCTCTCTTCTGTCCGTCATAAATGGATGAAAGAATTGAGAAGACATCGTCCAGAAGTACCCATCATTTTATGTGGATGTCAAGCAGATTTAAGACATGATCCACCTACAATTGCTTCTCTCTCTAAAATGGGTCGTTCTCCTGTAGCACCAGAGCAAGCACTCGCCGTATGCTGTGAAATAGATGCAGTTAGCTACGTAGAAACATCTTCTAAGGAGGGTGACTCCTTTTATGAAGTCTTTGAAGTCTGTGCCCATGCAGCGCCTCCACTCTCAACAACGGAAAATACTCATCGCAATAATTCttccctcaaaaataaaaggaatggACCGAATAATGTGTCTTTTTCCGGATCCGAATGTGAAATCCGTGATCAGCAAGGccaaaaagtattttcctcCCCTACGAAAAGAGCTCCACTCAGCTATCACCCAGTTCATCACCCCCATCATCATCATCCACCTATTTTAGGATGCCTTCGAGCTTCGCAAAGTCAGCCCACGGTTCAAAATGACAATGAAGAAGAACTCCGTGATAGAAGGATACTTTTTCCTCCTCCTGGACCTTCTGCTTCATCCTCTCTAGTCAGTCCTTGTTGCTCTGAGCCTCCTTTTATGATACCTGCTCCTAAACCAAGTAATGGTCTAAGTCGTAGAACGTCCTTTCGGTCTCAAAGAATCATCGTTCCCCCTCCTCCACCACCCAAGTCGTCTCCACCTCTTCTAAATACAAGTTCTAATCATGAGTACGAAGTAGATTCCTTCGACCCTAAAAGTCTGCCCAGCTCGAAAATCATTCCTGTCAAAAAGACTTATGAATCCATAAAGAGTCATACTTCCACGGGAAGCACAGTCAGCAAAACCTCAAGTTGTTCAACTTCCTCTCTCATTAATCATCCTAGTAGTAACACACAAAGGCCCACGCCTCCTTCAACGCTCACTAATTCAGACATTGTTGTCAACTCTGGGAATCATGAAGTGCtcaacaaattcaattttatttctcctAAAACCGGTGTTTTCCGACCCATCAATGCCCAAACTCTGCCGCCTAACATCAAACCCTTAAAGAAGAAACAGCATTGCAGTCTTATGTGA